In Bacillus sp. Cs-700, one genomic interval encodes:
- a CDS encoding OsmC family protein — MVQSKQLVKLSTIGKWESGVKSTLRVKDFSPFIMDEPEELGGYDHGPSPMEFVLAALSGCTSVMISMIAQEKNFAFSGVEFENVGVLDLQGLMGVEGVSPHFQKVRFDVTLDTDENQERIQELKETVEKRCPVFNLLKDAGVEVVANWMGKEK, encoded by the coding sequence TTGGTTCAAAGCAAACAGCTAGTCAAGCTTTCGACAATAGGTAAGTGGGAAAGTGGTGTGAAAAGCACATTACGTGTGAAAGATTTTTCCCCATTTATTATGGATGAACCCGAAGAATTAGGAGGTTACGATCACGGTCCAAGTCCGATGGAATTCGTGCTTGCGGCGCTTAGTGGTTGTACGTCGGTGATGATTTCTATGATCGCTCAAGAAAAGAATTTTGCCTTCTCTGGGGTTGAATTTGAAAACGTGGGTGTTCTTGATTTACAAGGATTAATGGGAGTAGAAGGCGTTTCCCCCCATTTTCAAAAGGTTCGGTTTGATGTGACGTTGGATACCGATGAGAATCAAGAGCGGATCCAGGAATTAAAGGAGACAGTCGAGAAAAGATGTCCAGTATTTAACTTGTTAAAGGATGCTGGTGTTGAAGTGGTAGCAAACTGGATGGGAAAGGAAAAATGA
- a CDS encoding PTS sugar transporter subunit IIA → MLKDLIHEETIQFASHATDWKEAIKTAAKPLLTNEQITTAYVDAMIRSVEELGPYVVIAPGIAIPHARPEAGVNKVGMSLLRLDEAVPFSEKEKHQVKLLIVLAAVDQETHLEALAQLSELLSEEENLATIYGATDKEEIIDLVTKYSN, encoded by the coding sequence ATGTTAAAAGACTTAATTCATGAAGAAACCATTCAATTTGCTTCACACGCAACAGATTGGAAAGAGGCGATTAAAACAGCGGCCAAACCGCTCCTTACTAACGAACAGATCACGACGGCTTACGTCGATGCGATGATCAGGAGTGTTGAAGAGTTAGGGCCATATGTTGTCATCGCTCCAGGAATCGCCATCCCCCACGCTCGACCTGAAGCAGGCGTGAATAAGGTTGGCATGAGCTTACTTCGGTTAGATGAAGCCGTTCCTTTTTCAGAGAAAGAAAAGCACCAGGTGAAATTATTAATCGTGCTTGCTGCAGTCGATCAAGAAACGCATCTAGAAGCCCTTGCACAGCTCTCAGAACTCCTATCAGAGGAAGAGAATCTAGCCACAATTTATGGTGCAACGGATAAAGAAGAAATTATTGACCTTGTTACAAAATACTCAAATTAA
- a CDS encoding DUF4176 domain-containing protein → MNNELKTKLKELGMKKNQQLFGETPFASEIHEFANLFLEDASIFTHLHDAYRHQLDSLEVTSQGVDIFYRKEQELHTISFLDKRFSLDDASYVSFLTYSIDLMREVLPLGTVVELDPRYFNPGESASEPIKVVITGRFIFPENYRSYFPYAGVVYPFGELSERNTIHFTYPLIQKVVHMGYQDEMEESYDYLMKEELILEKGITSIEFSDEDMRRIQNLSSRGQVSDHATV, encoded by the coding sequence ATGAACAATGAATTGAAGACGAAGTTAAAAGAGTTAGGGATGAAAAAAAACCAACAGCTTTTTGGAGAGACGCCGTTCGCATCAGAGATTCATGAGTTTGCGAATTTGTTTTTGGAAGACGCGTCTATTTTCACCCATTTGCATGATGCCTATAGACATCAACTCGATTCCTTGGAGGTAACGAGTCAGGGTGTTGATATTTTTTATCGTAAGGAACAAGAGCTTCATACGATTTCTTTTTTAGATAAGAGGTTTTCGTTAGACGACGCTTCGTATGTTTCCTTTTTAACATATTCTATTGATCTCATGCGTGAGGTTTTGCCGCTAGGTACTGTGGTTGAATTGGATCCACGGTATTTTAACCCGGGTGAGTCTGCTTCCGAACCGATTAAAGTGGTGATTACTGGTCGGTTTATTTTTCCTGAAAATTATCGTTCCTATTTTCCTTACGCTGGTGTCGTGTATCCATTTGGCGAATTGAGCGAGAGGAACACGATCCATTTTACGTATCCATTGATTCAGAAGGTTGTCCATATGGGTTATCAAGATGAGATGGAAGAGTCATATGACTATCTCATGAAAGAAGAATTGATTCTGGAAAAAGGGATCACGTCGATTGAGTTTTCGGACGAGGACATGAGGAGAATTCAGAATCTAAGTAGTCGAGGGCAGGTGAGCGATCATGCAACTGTATGA
- a CDS encoding AAA family ATPase, giving the protein MNAPHAPYISRVKIKNFRNFKNIDVELDHKQVIIGENNVGKTNFLRAIQLILDPKLSDDDRYLLESDFYDGLNNPLENGEEIEISIEIRGYDHNRMLMATLSDATISDSPPTLRLTYQYYSSKNPDGSYNYMFRIYQGDKTETPFSHYHRKYLNLRVINAIRDVESEMKNTRKSPVNQLLKGYDIRKEELQNIADKLKKTSDEVLSTDELIDLTNNINNRFSKIIGSQVDSTVSLDTMNFDPNKILNTLKLMIGDGKRPTSDTSLGLNNILYISLILLSLEDKTIPSILKSDIYEQLLSEDGSEILKYCYFRNENNNYILTDEISKVDHQSLYDFMDNFFSTSEGFTILAIEEPESHLHPGLQRVIYKDVMKKNTSVLMTTHSPYITSVSPINSIVHLRNSQNGTKVKTTASLKLNNRDKNDLERYIDVKKGEIYFGKGIILVEGIAEEYLIPSFAELLEYPLDNKGIICCNINSTNFKPYVKFLDALGIPYVVITDGDYYYLDDKNNKVFGEMWHRDHEIIGYDGNERIGNLLLGLNKVNKEEIEVELSSQDEIFAKYGFFIGLHTLEIDMMNASEKLEDKLVFSRIFNELTHGGLAQQSNFQKSLKESDYAACLKKVESNHSKIGKGRFAQSLSAECQIENIPNYIKDAIIAIYEKADNT; this is encoded by the coding sequence ATGAATGCACCTCATGCACCATATATTTCAAGAGTTAAAATTAAAAACTTTAGAAACTTCAAAAATATAGATGTTGAATTGGATCATAAACAAGTAATTATAGGAGAAAATAATGTTGGAAAAACAAATTTTCTTAGAGCCATACAATTAATATTGGACCCTAAATTATCCGATGATGATAGATATTTGCTAGAATCGGATTTTTATGATGGGCTTAATAACCCATTAGAAAATGGAGAGGAAATAGAAATATCGATTGAAATTAGAGGATATGATCATAACAGGATGTTAATGGCTACCTTATCTGATGCTACCATTAGTGATTCTCCGCCTACATTACGACTTACATATCAATATTATTCTTCAAAAAATCCTGATGGATCATATAATTATATGTTTAGAATATACCAAGGAGATAAAACTGAAACACCTTTCTCCCATTATCATCGCAAATATTTAAACTTAAGAGTCATTAATGCTATAAGAGATGTAGAATCAGAGATGAAAAACACTAGGAAATCACCCGTAAATCAGCTATTAAAAGGATATGATATTAGAAAAGAGGAGTTGCAAAACATAGCTGATAAGTTAAAAAAAACTAGCGATGAAGTCTTATCTACCGATGAACTAATTGATCTAACTAACAATATTAATAACAGGTTCTCTAAGATAATTGGAAGCCAAGTCGATTCAACTGTCTCATTAGATACTATGAACTTCGACCCTAATAAAATTTTAAACACTCTGAAATTGATGATTGGCGATGGTAAAAGACCTACAAGTGATACTAGTTTAGGTCTTAATAATATTCTTTATATTTCATTAATTTTATTATCTTTAGAAGACAAAACAATACCTTCTATCTTAAAAAGTGATATATATGAACAACTTCTTTCCGAAGATGGAAGCGAGATTCTAAAATATTGTTATTTTAGAAATGAAAATAACAACTACATTTTAACTGATGAGATATCAAAAGTAGATCATCAAAGTCTTTACGATTTTATGGACAACTTTTTCTCTACTAGTGAAGGTTTTACAATATTAGCAATTGAAGAACCTGAATCCCACTTACACCCTGGATTACAACGAGTAATCTATAAAGATGTGATGAAGAAAAACACATCTGTTTTAATGACGACTCATTCTCCTTACATCACATCAGTATCGCCTATTAATTCTATTGTTCATTTGCGTAATTCACAAAATGGAACAAAAGTAAAAACTACTGCTTCACTTAAATTAAACAACAGAGATAAGAACGACCTAGAACGATATATAGATGTAAAAAAAGGTGAAATATATTTCGGAAAAGGAATAATACTTGTTGAGGGTATTGCTGAAGAATATTTAATTCCAAGTTTTGCAGAACTATTAGAATATCCATTGGATAACAAAGGAATTATATGTTGTAACATTAATTCTACAAATTTTAAACCTTACGTTAAATTTCTAGACGCATTAGGTATACCATATGTAGTGATCACAGATGGAGATTATTATTATTTAGATGATAAAAACAATAAAGTCTTTGGAGAAATGTGGCACAGGGATCATGAAATCATTGGGTATGATGGAAATGAAAGAATAGGCAACTTATTACTTGGGTTAAATAAAGTAAATAAAGAGGAGATAGAGGTTGAGCTTTCATCACAAGATGAGATTTTTGCAAAGTACGGCTTTTTTATTGGTCTTCACACGTTAGAAATTGACATGATGAATGCATCAGAGAAACTAGAGGACAAATTAGTCTTTAGTCGTATTTTTAATGAATTAACTCACGGAGGCTTAGCACAACAATCCAATTTTCAAAAGTCATTAAAAGAAAGCGACTATGCAGCTTGTTTGAAAAAGGTTGAAAGCAATCATTCAAAAATTGGAAAAGGTCGTTTTGCTCAAAGTTTGTCCGCTGAATGTCAGATCGAAAACATTCCAAATTATATTAAAGATGCAATAATAGCAATTTATGAAAAGGCGGACAATACATGA
- a CDS encoding PTS ascorbate transporter subunit IIC, with protein sequence MVDLIMKDILGTPAILVGLFALVGLLLQKKDVANVISGTLKTIMGFVILGAGAGVLVGSLDNFSSMFDHAFEIQGIIPNNEAIVALAQEAFGAETAMIMLFGMVANIVLARITPFKYIFLTGHHTMFMACLIAVILSTGGFSGATMIITGSVILGSLMVLLPALLQPFTRKIIGSDDFAIGHFGSFGYLIAAAVGKAVGKNSKSTEEIKVPKTLNFLRDTSVSVSLTMALLFFVVALFTGPSFIESELSGGTNFLVFSFMQALTFAAGVYIILAGVRMLLSEIVPAFKGIADKVIPNAIPALDVPAVFPFANNAVIIGFFFSFIAGLLSMFLLPLLGLKVIVPGLVPHFFTGAAAGVFGNAAGGRRGAVFGSMANGVIISFLPALLLPVLGTLGFEGTTFGDADFGVVGIVLGNMIALLSSKTVFLVVLGVVLVAIFAGASLFKRSKNHNDVDDKPEAS encoded by the coding sequence ATGGTCGATTTAATCATGAAAGATATTTTAGGGACACCGGCGATCCTTGTAGGGCTATTTGCCCTTGTCGGTCTTCTTCTTCAAAAGAAGGACGTTGCCAATGTCATTTCAGGTACATTAAAAACGATCATGGGGTTTGTGATTCTGGGGGCAGGGGCTGGCGTGCTTGTCGGCTCCCTAGATAATTTCAGTAGTATGTTCGATCATGCTTTTGAAATTCAAGGAATCATCCCCAATAACGAAGCGATCGTTGCGTTAGCACAGGAAGCATTCGGTGCAGAAACGGCAATGATCATGCTTTTCGGAATGGTAGCGAACATTGTTCTCGCGCGTATTACCCCTTTTAAGTATATCTTCTTAACAGGTCATCATACGATGTTCATGGCTTGTCTGATTGCCGTTATTCTTTCAACTGGCGGCTTTAGCGGCGCAACAATGATCATTACCGGTTCGGTTATTCTCGGGTCTCTAATGGTTCTCTTACCTGCGTTATTGCAGCCTTTTACAAGAAAAATTATAGGCAGCGACGATTTTGCAATTGGCCACTTTGGCTCTTTCGGTTATTTAATCGCAGCAGCTGTTGGGAAAGCGGTAGGAAAGAATTCTAAGTCGACAGAGGAAATTAAAGTTCCGAAAACCCTTAACTTCCTTCGTGACACATCTGTCTCTGTCTCGCTTACGATGGCGCTTTTATTCTTCGTCGTGGCCCTATTTACAGGACCATCATTCATCGAATCCGAGCTAAGCGGCGGAACGAACTTCCTTGTATTCTCCTTTATGCAAGCGCTAACGTTCGCAGCTGGTGTCTACATCATTTTAGCCGGTGTAAGAATGCTTTTATCTGAAATTGTTCCTGCTTTTAAAGGTATTGCAGATAAAGTTATCCCGAATGCGATCCCAGCACTTGATGTTCCGGCTGTTTTTCCATTCGCCAACAACGCAGTTATTATTGGTTTCTTCTTTAGCTTTATTGCTGGACTTCTCAGTATGTTCCTTCTCCCGCTCTTAGGGCTGAAAGTGATTGTGCCTGGTCTCGTGCCTCACTTCTTCACAGGTGCAGCTGCAGGTGTATTCGGAAATGCAGCTGGCGGTCGAAGAGGAGCCGTATTTGGCTCAATGGCAAACGGCGTGATTATTAGCTTCTTGCCAGCTCTTCTTCTACCAGTCCTTGGCACACTCGGATTTGAAGGGACCACGTTTGGAGATGCTGACTTTGGTGTAGTTGGTATCGTTCTTGGAAACATGATTGCTCTTCTTTCTTCGAAAACAGTATTCCTTGTTGTCCTCGGGGTTGTGTTAGTCGCTATTTTTGCAGGGGCTTCTCTGTTTAAGCGTTCTAAAAATCACAACGATGTAGATGATAAGCCTGAAGCTTCGTAA
- a CDS encoding ATP-dependent helicase produces MMSIFNEKLEQIKNDPDQFAAFNSNTSTVVKAGPGSGKTTVLTLKIMQLLTEKIKAPRGLACITYSNEAAKEFKTRLKDYGFQKRENVILDTVHSFCISEVIIPFSSIYEEGISLPLDIISSNEKQALFSKVRDDLGISPQQVNLVNMDKERNQSIGVNSSVEMQSYDLALQVAREYELRLKELGKVDFIEVVKCATNLIKNYEYVRKCLESKFPWILIDEYQDLGKPLHEMVLTLYSTTKIKIFAVGDPDQSIYSFQGAIPNYLLELFENRGFSSIQLKTNYRSNQDIVDASSVALNIDDREYRAGTRLGERAEFHFVSCDNNLSDQFDYVINNIIPECIESGIPFQEICVLMKSGEDIKSLSRKMENMDIPFCVAKHDIMKSKILLWLRDCARWKMDQSALSFTELADFWLKILTSSGITLTEEIKMAEKKLLFNLLRYRIQTNRSLNEWLNSIFTSLELLKLINHSDRYKNEFEIVQNFLSNSKLFFNNDIEKFAEVGVPQNQVTLSTRHSSKGLEFEVVIMLGMEEGNFPDYRTVNDAEKLNEQRRLFFVCISRAKRVCYLLMSKSITSNTRFGERTHPKQPSVFWRELYEFNSSLKE; encoded by the coding sequence ATGATGAGTATATTCAACGAAAAATTAGAACAAATAAAAAACGATCCTGATCAATTTGCAGCTTTTAATAGTAATACAAGTACAGTTGTAAAAGCGGGGCCAGGAAGTGGTAAGACAACTGTTCTCACCTTAAAAATCATGCAATTGTTAACTGAGAAAATAAAAGCACCAAGAGGTTTAGCTTGTATAACTTACAGTAATGAGGCTGCAAAAGAGTTTAAAACTAGGTTAAAAGATTATGGATTTCAGAAAAGAGAAAATGTCATCCTTGATACTGTTCATTCGTTTTGTATCTCTGAGGTCATTATTCCTTTTTCATCGATTTATGAGGAAGGAATATCACTACCTTTAGACATCATTTCTTCAAATGAAAAACAAGCATTGTTTTCCAAGGTCAGAGATGACCTTGGAATTAGTCCTCAACAAGTAAACTTGGTTAATATGGATAAGGAAAGAAATCAATCTATTGGAGTAAATAGTTCAGTTGAAATGCAATCTTATGATCTTGCACTTCAAGTAGCCAGAGAATACGAACTAAGGTTGAAAGAGTTAGGTAAGGTTGATTTTATAGAAGTTGTTAAATGTGCTACAAATCTAATAAAAAATTATGAGTATGTTAGAAAGTGCTTAGAATCTAAATTTCCATGGATATTAATCGATGAGTACCAAGACTTAGGTAAGCCACTTCATGAAATGGTTCTAACTCTTTATTCAACTACTAAAATAAAGATCTTTGCTGTGGGAGATCCAGATCAATCAATATATTCATTTCAGGGTGCAATACCAAATTACCTACTTGAGTTATTTGAAAATCGAGGCTTCTCTTCTATCCAGTTAAAGACGAATTATCGTAGTAACCAAGATATCGTAGATGCTTCTAGTGTTGCTCTAAATATAGATGATCGGGAATATAGAGCAGGTACAAGACTAGGTGAGAGAGCAGAATTTCATTTTGTTAGTTGTGACAATAATTTAAGCGATCAGTTTGATTATGTTATTAATAATATAATCCCTGAATGCATAGAGAGTGGAATCCCCTTCCAAGAAATATGCGTATTAATGAAATCTGGAGAAGATATCAAATCTTTAAGTAGGAAAATGGAAAACATGGATATTCCTTTTTGTGTTGCAAAACATGATATTATGAAAAGTAAAATACTTTTGTGGTTGAGGGATTGCGCACGCTGGAAAATGGATCAATCGGCTTTATCGTTTACAGAATTAGCTGATTTTTGGCTTAAAATTCTAACAAGCTCAGGTATTACATTAACAGAAGAAATTAAAATGGCTGAGAAGAAATTGTTATTTAATCTATTGAGATATAGAATTCAAACCAATAGGAGTTTAAATGAATGGCTTAATTCCATTTTCACGAGTTTAGAATTGCTAAAATTAATAAATCACTCAGATCGTTATAAGAACGAATTTGAAATTGTGCAAAACTTCCTATCCAATAGTAAATTGTTTTTCAATAATGACATCGAAAAATTTGCTGAAGTTGGAGTCCCCCAAAACCAGGTAACACTCTCAACTCGTCATAGCTCCAAGGGTCTTGAGTTTGAAGTAGTTATTATGCTAGGAATGGAGGAAGGTAATTTCCCTGACTATAGGACTGTAAATGATGCTGAAAAACTTAATGAGCAGCGCCGCTTATTTTTTGTATGTATATCTAGAGCAAAACGTGTTTGTTATTTACTGATGTCAAAAAGTATAACTTCCAATACTAGGTTTGGTGAACGTACTCACCCGAAGCAACCATCAGTTTTTTGGAGAGAGTTATATGAATTTAATAGTTCTTTAAAAGAATAA
- a CDS encoding Cof-type HAD-IIB family hydrolase: MMYQTIILDMDGTLLNEVNRVSDRVINYLKELRKSGKYVFIATGRTLNEVTEVLPDDLEVDGMVTANGMSVFIHQEKLVEHALPPFLVRELVEKASDRAIYYEVHSNVGTRFTLKQDRGDMFYHTKDPKPDTIEENEWFSRKLAVKEKIDWRDHLNPEKISKIYFFSKNMKLIEEWKSELDLVKKKVAFTSTSSTEHNVEVMVANVSKATGIQNLLDHFALSQDEVMAVGDGENDLPMFKLASYSVAMKNASDVVKKQVDDVTDYSYKEDGLYHFLKKTF, encoded by the coding sequence ATGATGTATCAAACCATTATATTAGATATGGATGGGACTTTACTTAATGAGGTTAATCGTGTCAGTGATAGAGTGATCAATTACTTAAAAGAGCTTCGGAAAAGCGGGAAATACGTTTTTATTGCAACTGGAAGAACATTAAATGAAGTAACAGAGGTCCTCCCGGATGATTTAGAAGTAGATGGGATGGTTACAGCTAATGGGATGTCCGTTTTCATTCATCAGGAAAAGCTTGTTGAACATGCGCTTCCTCCCTTCCTCGTTCGAGAACTCGTTGAAAAAGCAAGCGATAGGGCCATTTATTATGAAGTCCATTCAAATGTAGGAACTAGATTCACTTTAAAGCAGGATAGAGGAGATATGTTCTATCATACAAAGGACCCTAAACCTGATACCATTGAAGAGAATGAATGGTTTTCAAGGAAATTGGCTGTAAAAGAGAAGATCGATTGGCGCGATCACTTAAATCCAGAAAAAATATCGAAAATCTATTTTTTTAGTAAAAATATGAAGCTTATTGAAGAGTGGAAAAGTGAATTAGATCTTGTAAAGAAAAAAGTAGCGTTTACTAGCACTTCTTCAACTGAGCATAACGTAGAAGTTATGGTGGCGAATGTTTCAAAAGCAACTGGGATACAAAATTTACTAGATCATTTTGCGTTGTCCCAAGACGAAGTCATGGCAGTAGGAGATGGAGAAAATGATCTTCCTATGTTTAAGCTAGCGTCTTATTCTGTTGCCATGAAAAATGCCTCAGATGTGGTTAAAAAACAAGTAGATGACGTAACCGATTATTCGTATAAAGAAGATGGTTTGTATCACTTTTTGAAGAAAACTTTTTAA
- a CDS encoding flavin reductase family protein, with product MDLTPSDLKSKDIYKLLTGSVVPRPIAWVSTVSEEGVLNLAPFSFFTVASTKPAILAISIGQGAGDRQGAEKDTLANIRSQKEFVINVVSSSLGNEMQKSAESVPAEVDEFQYAGLTPIDSMTVKPKRVKEASIHMECKLHQIIPLGSNALVLGEMTHYHIQDDVYLGNYKVDLEKLSPLGRLAGNYSESKEFFTLPR from the coding sequence ATGGACTTAACCCCTTCTGACCTAAAATCGAAAGATATCTACAAACTACTAACCGGTTCCGTTGTTCCACGGCCGATCGCCTGGGTATCAACCGTATCTGAAGAAGGCGTGCTTAACTTAGCACCATTCAGTTTCTTTACTGTTGCTTCCACGAAACCAGCGATTCTCGCAATCTCCATCGGGCAAGGAGCAGGTGATCGACAGGGTGCGGAAAAGGATACGCTCGCAAATATCCGATCGCAAAAAGAATTTGTAATCAATGTGGTGTCGAGCTCGCTTGGAAACGAAATGCAAAAAAGTGCGGAAAGCGTTCCAGCTGAAGTAGATGAATTTCAATATGCTGGCTTAACACCGATCGATAGTATGACTGTAAAGCCAAAGCGAGTGAAAGAGGCATCGATTCATATGGAATGCAAGCTCCATCAAATCATTCCGCTTGGTTCGAATGCCCTTGTTTTAGGGGAAATGACGCACTATCACATTCAGGATGATGTGTATCTAGGAAACTATAAAGTTGATCTCGAAAAGCTTTCTCCTCTTGGTAGGCTTGCTGGGAACTATAGTGAGAGTAAGGAGTTTTTTACGTTGCCAAGGTGA
- a CDS encoding PTS sugar transporter subunit IIB, translated as MKKILVVCGNGLGSSFMVEMNVKSILKELGIEAEVDHTDLTTSKSENADYYLGSTEIVENLEDGKRNVIKLNNLMDKNELRTALETNLKGE; from the coding sequence ATGAAAAAAATTCTTGTAGTATGTGGAAACGGATTAGGAAGCAGCTTTATGGTAGAAATGAATGTGAAAAGTATTCTTAAGGAACTTGGCATTGAGGCAGAGGTCGATCATACAGATCTTACAACTAGTAAATCTGAAAATGCGGATTACTACTTAGGCTCTACAGAGATCGTTGAAAATCTTGAAGATGGAAAGCGAAATGTTATTAAACTCAACAATTTGATGGATAAAAACGAGTTAAGAACGGCGCTTGAAACAAATCTGAAAGGAGAATAA
- the tkt gene encoding transketolase, with protein MNHLDLDQLAINTIRTLSIDAIEKANSGHPGLPMGAAPMAYKLWTTHMNHNPTNPTWFNRDRFVLSAGHGSMLLYSLLHLSGYDLSMEEIKNFRQWGSKTPGHPEFGHTPGVEATTGPLGQGIAMAVGMAMAERHLAATYNKENYELINHFTYSICGDGDIMEGVSGEAASLAAHLKLGRLVVLYDSNDISLDGDLDQSFSENVEGRFQAYGWQVIRVEDGNDLVEINKAIEEAKQERDRPTLIEVKTTIGYGSPNRAGTSSVHGAPLGEEEIKLTKEAYKWTFEEDFYVPEEVYRHFRSLVVETGQKKEEEWNHLYAAYKEAYPELAEKLDCAIKGELPDGWKDQLPSYEVGTSLASRVSSGEALNAIAKAVPQFFGGSADLAGSNKTAIKDSGDFSATNYAGRNIWFGVREFAMGAALNGMTLHGGLKVFGGTFFVFSDYLRPAIRLAALMNLPVTYVFTHDSVAVGEDGPTHQPIEQLASLRTLPNISVIRPADGNETVAAWKIAMESTETPTALILSRQNLPTIAGTKELADEGVRKGAYVVSTPDTATSPQALLLASGSEVPLALEAQRELAKENVSVSVISFPSWDRFEAQSKEYQESVLPSDVKARLAIEMGSPLGWERYVKEHGDVLTINRFGASGPEANVLKEYGFTVENVVAKVRELMKSLNV; from the coding sequence ATGAATCATTTAGATTTAGATCAACTTGCCATTAATACCATTCGTACGTTATCGATCGATGCCATCGAAAAGGCAAACTCAGGACATCCTGGTTTACCAATGGGAGCAGCTCCTATGGCATACAAACTATGGACAACTCATATGAATCATAATCCAACGAACCCAACATGGTTTAATAGAGACCGATTTGTTTTATCAGCTGGGCATGGATCGATGTTGCTGTACAGCTTGTTACACTTATCCGGTTACGATCTATCGATGGAAGAGATTAAGAATTTCCGTCAATGGGGGAGTAAGACACCAGGTCACCCTGAATTTGGACATACCCCAGGAGTGGAAGCAACGACTGGTCCTTTAGGGCAAGGAATTGCCATGGCGGTTGGGATGGCCATGGCTGAACGCCATTTAGCGGCAACCTATAATAAAGAAAACTATGAACTAATTAATCACTTTACGTATAGCATTTGTGGAGATGGCGATATCATGGAAGGAGTTTCTGGCGAAGCGGCTTCATTAGCAGCACACCTGAAATTAGGTCGACTTGTCGTGTTATATGATTCGAACGACATCTCACTTGATGGAGACTTAGATCAGTCCTTTTCTGAAAATGTAGAAGGTCGTTTTCAAGCGTACGGATGGCAAGTCATTCGCGTAGAAGACGGAAATGATTTAGTGGAAATAAACAAAGCGATCGAAGAAGCGAAGCAAGAACGCGATCGTCCGACACTCATTGAAGTGAAAACGACGATTGGTTATGGATCGCCAAACCGTGCAGGCACATCTAGTGTGCACGGTGCACCATTAGGAGAAGAGGAGATCAAACTGACGAAAGAAGCTTACAAGTGGACGTTTGAGGAAGACTTCTATGTTCCTGAAGAAGTATATCGCCATTTCCGTTCCCTTGTAGTGGAAACAGGCCAAAAGAAAGAAGAAGAGTGGAATCACTTATACGCAGCTTACAAAGAGGCGTATCCAGAGCTAGCGGAGAAATTGGACTGCGCCATCAAAGGTGAACTGCCTGATGGGTGGAAAGATCAATTACCATCGTATGAGGTTGGGACAAGTCTCGCATCTCGGGTGTCCTCCGGTGAGGCATTGAACGCTATCGCAAAAGCAGTACCGCAATTTTTTGGCGGATCGGCTGATTTAGCTGGTTCAAACAAAACAGCGATAAAAGATTCAGGTGATTTCTCTGCAACCAATTACGCGGGACGTAACATTTGGTTTGGGGTACGGGAGTTTGCGATGGGAGCCGCTTTAAATGGGATGACGCTTCATGGTGGACTTAAGGTGTTCGGTGGGACATTCTTTGTATTCTCAGACTACCTTCGCCCAGCGATTCGGTTAGCGGCTCTAATGAACTTGCCAGTGACGTATGTCTTCACGCATGATAGTGTCGCGGTAGGAGAAGACGGCCCAACACACCAGCCCATTGAACAACTGGCTTCATTACGAACTTTACCAAACATTAGCGTGATTCGTCCGGCGGATGGGAATGAAACTGTTGCTGCTTGGAAAATCGCCATGGAATCAACTGAAACGCCAACGGCGCTAATCTTGTCTCGCCAAAATCTCCCTACAATCGCTGGCACGAAGGAGCTTGCGGATGAGGGTGTCAGAAAAGGGGCCTATGTGGTTTCAACACCTGATACGGCAACTTCACCGCAGGCACTGTTGCTGGCATCGGGGTCAGAAGTGCCGTTAGCTTTAGAAGCGCAGCGTGAGTTGGCCAAGGAAAACGTCTCTGTTTCTGTCATTAGTTTTCCATCATGGGATCGCTTTGAAGCTCAATCAAAAGAATACCAAGAATCAGTGCTTCCTTCCGATGTGAAGGCGCGATTAGCGATCGAAATGGGATCCCCTCTAGGCTGGGAGCGTTATGTCAAAGAGCATGGAGACGTGTTAACCATTAATCGCTTCGGTGCTTCTGGTCCAGAAGCGAACGTGTTGAAAGAATACGGTTTTACAGTCGAGAATGTGGTGGCAAAAGTAAGAGAATTAATGAAGTCTCTAAACGTCTAA